One window of the Rosa rugosa chromosome 3, drRosRugo1.1, whole genome shotgun sequence genome contains the following:
- the LOC133737489 gene encoding uncharacterized protein LOC133737489: MTYSVDKLCKLYIEVIVKLHGVPVSIVSDRDARFTSKFWSGFQKAMGTDLDMSTAFHPQTDGQTERVNQVLEDMLRACVLDFKGSWEDHLPLIEFSYNNNYHSRDLAYRLALPPSMSGVHNVFHVSMLRKYVQDVSHVIDYGPIEVHADTTFVVEPVRILDRSTKQLRRKEVDLVKVLWSHHDEGDASWELESDMRAKYPQLFVDEQA, encoded by the exons ATGACGTATTCGGTTGACAAGTTATGCAAGCTTTACATCGAGGTGATCGTGAAACTTCATGGAGTGCCTGTGTCGATTGTTTCTGATCGTGATGCTCGGTTTACTTCAAAATTTTGGAGCGGTTTCCAAAAGGCCATGGGAACTGATTTAGATATGAGTACGGCATTTCACCCTCAGACTGATGGGCAGACTGAGCGAGTGAATCAGGTGTTGGAGGATATGTTGAGAGCCTGTGTGTTGGACTTCAAGGGAAGTTGGGAGGATCATCTGCCGTTGATtgaattctcctacaacaacaATTATCACTCCA GAGATTTGGCTTATAGGCTTGCCTTACCTCCTAGTATGTCTGGTGTGCATAATGTGTTCCATGTGTCTATGTTGAGGAAGTATGTCCAGGATGTGTCACATGTGATCGATTATGGCCCGATTGAGGTGCATGCGGATACGACCTTTGTTGTTGAACCTGTTCGTATTCTGGATAGGTCAACAAAGCAACTTCGAAGGAAGGAAGTTGACTTGGTCAAGGTATTGTGGAGTCACCATGACGAGGGTGATGCTTCTTGGGAGTTGGAGTCGGATATGAGAGCGAAGTACCCACAGTTGTTTGTTGATGAGCAAGcgtga